The proteins below come from a single Erysipelothrix piscisicarius genomic window:
- a CDS encoding ABC transporter permease, which produces MGVLNSTFISDILIQGFLYGILSMGVLISYKILDIPDLSVDGTYPLGAAVSAILILNGLNPWMALLISTIAGATAGIVTGLFHVKFGISSLLSGILVMTGLYSINLVVAGGKPNIPLFKFETIFSTQWLEKLGAPPFLINNFQLIVMVILVLGIKVIIDQLLTTKTGYLLKVTGDNEQLVTTLGHNVGLVKIFGLALANAIVAFSGGLAVSVNKYFDISLGTGMVVLGLSSVILGTTILGRIKLKSTTMVIFGAIVYRLIVALAIRMGIDAQFMKLITVVIFISAIMLNKIRLPKWKNAKEKHDVTTQ; this is translated from the coding sequence ATGGGTGTTCTAAACTCAACGTTTATTTCTGATATTTTAATTCAAGGATTTCTATATGGTATTTTGTCCATGGGAGTTCTTATTTCTTATAAAATTTTGGATATCCCGGACTTATCGGTGGACGGAACGTATCCATTAGGTGCAGCGGTGAGTGCAATCTTGATTCTTAATGGCCTGAATCCATGGATGGCTCTTTTAATATCAACCATAGCGGGTGCAACGGCCGGAATTGTTACTGGTTTATTCCATGTTAAATTTGGAATTTCCTCACTACTCAGTGGTATATTAGTGATGACGGGACTTTATTCTATAAATCTTGTAGTTGCTGGAGGGAAACCCAACATTCCCCTTTTTAAATTTGAAACCATCTTCTCAACTCAATGGTTGGAAAAACTCGGTGCACCTCCGTTTTTAATTAATAATTTCCAATTAATTGTAATGGTTATTCTCGTTTTAGGCATCAAAGTAATTATTGATCAACTTCTCACGACTAAAACAGGTTACTTACTTAAAGTAACGGGAGATAATGAGCAACTTGTGACCACATTGGGCCACAATGTTGGACTTGTGAAAATTTTTGGCTTGGCATTGGCAAACGCAATCGTCGCTTTCAGTGGTGGTTTGGCAGTTTCGGTGAATAAATATTTTGATATTTCATTAGGGACAGGTATGGTGGTTTTAGGGCTTTCGTCCGTTATCTTAGGTACGACAATCTTGGGGCGAATAAAATTGAAATCGACCACCATGGTTATCTTTGGTGCGATTGTATACCGCTTGATTGTAGCACTTGCAATTCGAATGGGAATTGATGCTCAGTTTATGAAACTCATCACAGTTGTGATCTTTATTAGTGCAATAATGTTGAATAAAATTAGGCTTCCAAAATGGAAAAATGCAAAGGAGAAACACGATGTTACAACTCAATAA
- a CDS encoding ABC transporter substrate-binding protein, which yields MKKVLMIIISAVLLTGCMSGEQNEIRIGVIQWAEHPALSDSLDGFKMGLDATGLTEKVSLEVKNANEDVGTANLIANQFVRDAVDLIFVIATPAAQAAMNAVDGTDIPVIFSAVSDAKQAGLVDDLAHPSGNLTGVSDLPPLDTQVALIQEIMPNAKNIGILYNTSEINSRNQIDEVRNIAAKLGMKVNEKGVSQANEIAIAAQQLVQETDVIYIVNDNMIASATGLVVDTANSVNKPVFMAEVGQFDQGVLASESVSYKHLGEKAGAMAYEILVNNVTIASLPVYGSEETKLYVSEAVASKLGIQIPDSIRERAVNQ from the coding sequence ATGAAAAAAGTATTAATGATCATAATAAGTGCAGTGCTGCTTACGGGATGTATGAGTGGTGAACAAAATGAAATTAGAATTGGTGTGATACAGTGGGCGGAACATCCGGCACTTTCGGATTCTTTGGATGGATTTAAGATGGGGTTGGATGCTACTGGGTTAACAGAGAAAGTTTCTTTAGAAGTGAAAAATGCGAATGAAGATGTTGGGACGGCCAACCTTATCGCAAATCAATTTGTACGAGATGCTGTTGATTTAATTTTTGTAATTGCAACTCCAGCTGCTCAAGCCGCTATGAATGCGGTAGACGGCACCGATATCCCTGTGATTTTTAGCGCGGTATCGGATGCGAAACAGGCAGGATTGGTGGATGATCTCGCTCACCCAAGTGGAAACTTAACGGGCGTCAGTGACTTACCCCCATTGGATACACAAGTAGCGTTGATTCAAGAAATAATGCCAAATGCCAAAAATATTGGGATATTATACAATACGAGCGAAATTAATAGTAGAAACCAAATTGATGAGGTGCGAAACATTGCCGCTAAATTAGGTATGAAGGTCAATGAAAAAGGTGTAAGTCAAGCGAATGAAATCGCAATTGCTGCACAACAATTAGTTCAAGAAACCGATGTGATTTATATCGTCAATGACAATATGATTGCTTCGGCTACTGGATTAGTTGTTGACACTGCTAATAGTGTAAACAAACCAGTCTTTATGGCTGAGGTTGGGCAGTTTGATCAAGGTGTTTTAGCTTCAGAATCTGTAAGTTATAAACATCTTGGTGAAAAAGCAGGGGCGATGGCTTATGAAATTTTGGTAAATAACGTGACCATTGCATCACTCCCTGTTTATGGTTCTGAGGAAACGAAGTTGTATGTTAGTGAGGCTGTAGCATCAAAATTGGGTATTCAGATACCTGATTCGATACGTGAAAGGGCGGTAAATCAATAA